From the genome of Bacteroides sp. MSB163, one region includes:
- a CDS encoding hybrid sensor histidine kinase/response regulator transcription factor has translation MKTLLSILFLFFATYGYSQSEKLFTVDRELSNSNINQIYQAKDGVIWIATEDGLNRYDGAKFSVYKHKEGNDSSLVDNNVRILFEDSKGNFLVGTQRGLQLYDPATDLFKEIPILYQSGINMSAHISTILERKNGELLIGTSGHGIYSLTLGETEPLIKEAQLPVPSFFITYLFEDPNENLWVSTEGKGLYRIDRSGQTYHYFIGKENAWNIVTSICLDEKGNIYASNINKGIFIYDQQKDSFTPISCPVLPNLPINTMYAAGQGKIYIGTIGYGIKVYDIHTQKIKESEFSFSTFDFSKADVHAITKDRAGNLWLGINGKGVMLLPATTNQFKYMGYKSVTTNKIGSNSIKAVCKDNEGTLWLGTANDGIYGIKGKNKPSLHFEHKETSNSVPSTINHIHQTADGRLWLASPLEGLAEMDPKTGLCRYYKLQDHHQNEVKNISYLTSDKNGERLWVAVMGGGVFYIDLKTGKVNRCDTFESGKEYQENYNVLHNRWVASLLYTRNNKLYIGTYDGLGCLDIPTMNFASTYGKNRIFSGSIILTLFEDEQGDIWAGTTKGLIHIDGKSGSSKTYTTHDGLPNNTICAIQGNKQHGLWISTNYGITNMDPETGTFINYYAGNGLQGNEFSKNVACTDKDGYLIFGGINGITFFRPAEITTEVKNPEVRIADFYIHNKAVKKDTRSGNHEVIETAVQEASRFRLCHRDNSFSIEFSAMEFYNPERITYLYSMNGATWMALAPGVNRVSFSDLAPGTYHFRMKAKDYTAYSEEKEIIIQIDPAWWVSGWAKLIYVLLILSIIGFIVTQVHHRYRMHQKMLQHIHAEQINEAKLQFFINISHEIRTPMSLIISPLQQLMAKDKDAECRKLYNTIQRNAERILQLVNQLMDIRKIDKGQMSLIFKKAEIVSFTRNLLETFEQQTRVKKLDLKFHTSAPEIEMWIDPKNFDKIILNLLSNACKFTPENGQVEISLSTGEDTHLPQNAPLRRYVELTVADSGIGIASTEREHIFERFYQIRNSQNNSNIGTGIGLHLTRSLVELHYGNIHVEDNGEGKPGSRFIIRLPLGNGHLKKEEIEEATTANTIINIPAAEPATIASPLPYDDDDEEASGKVRARSRRHVLVVEDDEEIRHYICRELSNDFYMTECSNGKEALASILSHTPDLIISDVMMPEMDGLTLCRKIRQNVNINYLPIILLTARTSEEDNLEGLDTGADAYLMKPFSIELLRKTVLNLIRRREQLRNAFSGRQNQEEQISFPEVKSPDDRLMERVMRVINENLGNPALTVEMISTEVGISRVHLHRKLKELTNQTTQQLIRNLRLKQAATLLADKRHSITEVATLTGFTHPTYFATAFREMYGISPSEYMERHMGQDKTKDDIF, from the coding sequence ATGAAAACACTATTATCCATCTTATTCCTTTTCTTTGCAACCTACGGATACAGTCAATCAGAAAAACTATTTACGGTAGACCGTGAATTATCAAACAGCAATATCAATCAGATCTATCAAGCCAAAGACGGAGTTATCTGGATAGCCACCGAAGACGGACTTAATCGCTACGACGGCGCCAAGTTCAGTGTGTACAAACACAAAGAAGGAAATGACAGTTCATTAGTGGATAACAATGTACGAATACTTTTCGAAGACAGCAAAGGGAACTTCCTGGTAGGTACACAACGCGGACTACAACTTTACGACCCGGCAACAGACCTCTTTAAAGAAATCCCTATCCTGTACCAATCAGGAATCAACATGAGCGCACATATCAGTACGATCCTGGAGCGAAAGAATGGAGAGTTATTAATTGGTACTTCCGGTCATGGCATTTACTCATTAACATTAGGAGAAACAGAACCTCTTATCAAAGAGGCACAACTACCAGTTCCCAGCTTTTTCATAACATATCTATTCGAAGACCCCAACGAAAACCTGTGGGTTTCTACAGAAGGCAAGGGGTTATACCGCATTGACAGATCGGGTCAAACCTATCACTATTTCATCGGAAAAGAGAATGCTTGGAATATTGTCACTTCTATTTGTCTGGATGAAAAAGGAAATATCTATGCCAGTAACATAAATAAAGGAATATTCATCTACGACCAGCAGAAAGATTCTTTTACCCCTATCTCCTGTCCGGTACTTCCTAACCTGCCTATCAATACAATGTATGCTGCCGGACAAGGAAAAATCTATATCGGAACCATAGGATACGGCATAAAAGTATATGACATACATACACAGAAGATAAAGGAAAGCGAGTTCAGTTTCAGTACTTTCGATTTCAGCAAAGCTGATGTACACGCCATCACAAAGGACCGAGCTGGCAACTTATGGCTGGGTATCAATGGCAAAGGAGTTATGCTTCTTCCGGCTACAACAAACCAATTCAAGTACATGGGCTACAAGTCTGTAACAACCAATAAAATAGGTTCTAACAGTATAAAAGCAGTATGTAAAGACAATGAAGGAACTTTATGGCTCGGAACGGCAAATGACGGTATATATGGTATAAAAGGAAAGAATAAGCCTTCCCTGCACTTTGAGCACAAAGAAACATCTAATTCCGTGCCGTCCACAATTAACCACATCCACCAGACAGCAGACGGCAGATTGTGGCTGGCTTCACCTTTGGAAGGACTGGCAGAGATGGATCCCAAGACCGGCCTGTGCCGATACTATAAATTACAGGACCATCATCAAAATGAAGTGAAAAATATATCGTATCTGACATCAGACAAGAACGGTGAACGATTGTGGGTGGCCGTTATGGGCGGAGGCGTGTTTTACATCGATCTAAAAACCGGAAAAGTCAACAGATGCGATACTTTTGAAAGCGGAAAAGAATATCAGGAGAATTACAATGTACTCCACAACCGTTGGGTAGCCTCATTGCTGTACACCCGCAACAATAAGTTATACATCGGCACCTACGATGGCTTAGGATGTCTGGACATACCCACAATGAACTTCGCCTCAACCTATGGGAAAAACAGGATATTCAGTGGCAGTATCATACTGACCCTCTTCGAGGATGAACAAGGTGACATCTGGGCAGGTACCACCAAAGGGCTCATTCATATAGACGGGAAAAGTGGAAGCTCTAAAACTTATACTACACACGATGGATTGCCCAATAATACCATTTGTGCCATTCAAGGCAATAAACAACATGGATTATGGATAAGCACCAATTACGGTATCACAAACATGGACCCGGAAACAGGTACCTTTATCAACTACTATGCAGGCAATGGGTTACAAGGAAATGAATTCAGCAAAAATGTAGCCTGTACAGATAAAGATGGATATCTCATCTTTGGAGGTATCAATGGTATCACTTTTTTCCGACCAGCAGAAATCACTACAGAAGTCAAAAATCCCGAGGTTAGAATTGCCGACTTCTACATCCATAACAAAGCTGTAAAGAAAGATACACGTTCCGGTAACCACGAAGTTATAGAAACAGCAGTACAGGAAGCCAGCCGATTCCGTTTATGTCATAGAGATAACTCGTTCAGCATCGAATTCTCAGCCATGGAATTTTATAATCCGGAACGGATCACCTATCTTTATTCCATGAATGGAGCAACCTGGATGGCATTAGCTCCGGGCGTCAACAGAGTTTCTTTCAGTGATCTGGCACCGGGTACTTATCACTTCAGGATGAAAGCCAAAGACTATACAGCCTACTCGGAAGAGAAAGAAATCATCATCCAGATAGATCCGGCATGGTGGGTATCAGGTTGGGCTAAATTAATATACGTCTTATTAATATTATCAATCATCGGATTCATTGTGACGCAGGTGCATCATCGTTACCGTATGCATCAAAAGATGTTGCAACACATTCATGCCGAACAAATTAACGAAGCAAAGTTACAGTTCTTCATTAATATTTCCCACGAAATACGAACTCCAATGTCGCTTATCATCAGTCCCTTGCAACAACTGATGGCAAAAGATAAGGATGCAGAATGCAGAAAGCTCTACAATACTATACAACGGAATGCCGAGCGCATCCTGCAATTGGTAAACCAATTAATGGATATCCGAAAAATAGATAAAGGACAAATGTCCCTCATATTTAAAAAAGCTGAAATAGTTAGTTTCACCCGCAACCTGTTAGAAACCTTCGAACAACAGACAAGAGTAAAGAAACTCGACTTAAAATTCCACACCTCTGCTCCTGAAATAGAAATGTGGATAGATCCCAAGAACTTTGACAAGATCATCCTGAACCTGCTGTCGAATGCTTGTAAGTTCACGCCTGAAAACGGACAAGTGGAAATCAGCCTCAGCACAGGTGAGGATACCCACCTTCCCCAAAATGCACCTCTGCGCCGATATGTTGAGCTTACAGTTGCGGACAGTGGTATCGGCATTGCTTCCACTGAACGAGAACATATATTCGAGCGATTCTACCAGATACGCAACAGTCAGAACAACTCAAATATAGGAACAGGTATCGGACTTCACCTCACGCGCTCTTTAGTAGAGCTGCATTACGGAAATATTCACGTAGAGGACAATGGCGAAGGCAAACCGGGCTCCCGGTTTATCATACGGCTACCGCTAGGAAACGGGCATTTGAAAAAGGAAGAAATAGAAGAAGCAACAACCGCCAACACCATAATAAATATCCCGGCGGCAGAACCAGCCACCATAGCTTCCCCGCTACCTTATGATGACGATGATGAAGAAGCCAGCGGTAAAGTCCGTGCCCGCAGTCGTCGCCATGTGCTTGTGGTAGAAGACGATGAAGAGATTCGCCACTACATTTGCCGCGAACTGAGCAATGACTTTTACATGACCGAATGCAGTAACGGAAAAGAAGCATTAGCATCGATATTATCCCATACGCCCGATCTGATAATCAGCGATGTGATGATGCCTGAAATGGATGGCTTGACACTCTGCCGCAAGATACGACAGAATGTGAACATCAACTATCTACCCATCATCCTGCTTACCGCCCGTACCAGCGAGGAGGACAATCTGGAAGGGTTGGATACCGGTGCCGATGCTTATCTGATGAAACCATTCAGCATTGAGTTGCTGAGAAAAACTGTCTTAAACCTCATCCGCCGCCGGGAACAATTGCGTAATGCTTTCAGTGGCCGTCAGAATCAGGAGGAACAAATCTCATTCCCAGAAGTAAAATCTCCCGATGACCGGCTTATGGAACGTGTCATGCGTGTTATCAATGAGAACTTAGGTAATCCGGCATTAACTGTCGAAATGATCAGTACGGAAGTAGGTATCAGCCGTGTACATCTGCATCGCAAGCTCAAAGAACTCACGAATCAGACTACACAGCAACTCATTCGTAACTTGCGTCTGAAGCAGGCAGCCACCCTGTTGGCCGACAAGCGGCATAGCATAACAGAAGTAGCCACATTAACCGGTTTTACGCATCCCACTTATTTCGCCACGGCATTCCGCGAAATGTATGGCATATCACCATCAGAGTATATGGAACGCCATATGGGACAGGATAAAACAAAAGATGACATCTTTTGA
- a CDS encoding glycosyl hydrolase 115 family protein, whose product MMRISLKTRIVCLQLCLTLASTLQAADKFVSFIREEGTLELVTSQQRSFSILCADEEHKGVLTAVHNLQEDFYRVADIRPALVTDAKRKGSTDGQNVRILIGSFDESPFIKQLVKSKKLDARELKGKNEKFIITTVKDPVEGIPGEVLLIAGSDKRGTIYGVYELSRQIGVSPWYWWADVPVERHEELYIKKGVYTDGEPAVKYRGIFINDEWPCMGGWTTERYGGFNSKMYVYVYELLLRLKANFLWPAMWSAAFYVDDPMNSPLADEMGIIIGTSHHEPMARNHQEYARNRKVYGAWNYQTNKDGIDRFFREGIERMRGKEEVVTIAMRGDGDAPMGPDTDTKLLENIVKEQRRIIAEVTGKSASKTPQLWALYSEVLEYYDQGMQIPDDVMILLCDDNWGDVRRLPEPGVKRHPGGYGMYYHVDLHGAPRAYQWLNMTQIQHMWEQLYLTYTYGVDKMWILNVGDLKPNEFPTDFFLKMAWNPDAFNAGNLMDYTREFCRQQFGNEYADEAARILNLYCKYCARVTAEMLDHKTYNLQSGEFKAVADEFLALETHAVRQFALLPENRRDAYKELILFPVQAMANLYEMYCATAMNRQLAAENDVRANVWADRVEYCFRRDAELCADYNNNIAGGKWKHMMDQPHIGYTSWDEPKGGNIMPEVTRVDASRNGNMAMGGYEYEESSRVVVMEAERFATSVQEPGTQWTVIPDLGRTLSGLALMPYTKPVSGASLTYQIRLKSDLSGVRVRLILDSTLPFIKGGHSYAIRLDDGEEQIVNYNSDLTWANCYSKMYPAGAARVIESKVTFPDVTLEAGVHTLTIRPLSPAIVLHKIIVDCGGDMPGRLNLTESPRTRTLK is encoded by the coding sequence ATGATGAGAATATCATTAAAAACACGGATTGTCTGCCTGCAACTTTGTCTCACTCTGGCTTCGACACTGCAAGCGGCGGATAAGTTTGTCTCTTTCATTCGGGAAGAAGGTACGTTGGAGCTTGTAACATCTCAACAAAGGAGTTTCAGTATTTTATGTGCTGATGAGGAACATAAAGGAGTATTAACGGCTGTACATAATTTACAGGAGGATTTTTATAGAGTGGCCGATATACGTCCTGCGTTAGTGACCGATGCAAAACGGAAGGGAAGTACGGATGGGCAAAATGTACGTATTCTTATTGGTTCTTTTGACGAGTCTCCATTCATAAAGCAATTGGTGAAATCGAAGAAACTGGATGCCCGCGAGTTGAAAGGCAAGAATGAGAAGTTTATAATCACCACAGTAAAAGATCCGGTGGAAGGAATACCGGGTGAAGTGTTGTTAATTGCTGGTAGCGATAAGCGTGGAACTATCTATGGAGTTTATGAGTTATCTCGTCAGATAGGGGTATCTCCCTGGTATTGGTGGGCGGATGTTCCGGTGGAACGGCATGAGGAACTCTATATTAAAAAAGGTGTATATACCGACGGAGAACCGGCAGTGAAGTATCGCGGTATTTTTATTAATGATGAATGGCCTTGCATGGGAGGTTGGACCACGGAACGTTATGGTGGCTTCAATAGTAAAATGTACGTGTATGTGTATGAATTACTGCTTCGCCTGAAAGCCAACTTCCTATGGCCTGCTATGTGGAGTGCTGCTTTCTATGTGGATGATCCCATGAACAGTCCATTGGCTGATGAGATGGGGATCATAATCGGTACTTCCCACCATGAGCCTATGGCGCGTAACCATCAGGAGTATGCTCGCAATCGTAAAGTGTATGGAGCCTGGAACTATCAGACAAACAAAGATGGTATCGACCGCTTTTTTCGTGAAGGTATAGAGCGTATGCGGGGTAAAGAAGAAGTGGTGACCATTGCGATGCGTGGTGACGGTGATGCACCGATGGGACCTGATACGGATACAAAACTGTTGGAAAATATAGTGAAAGAACAGCGTCGTATCATAGCCGAGGTTACGGGAAAATCTGCTTCTAAAACTCCACAATTATGGGCGCTTTATAGTGAGGTACTGGAATATTATGATCAAGGTATGCAGATACCGGATGATGTAATGATTCTGTTATGTGATGACAATTGGGGAGATGTGCGCCGTTTGCCCGAGCCGGGTGTTAAACGTCATCCCGGTGGTTATGGCATGTACTATCATGTGGATTTGCATGGTGCTCCACGTGCTTATCAGTGGTTGAATATGACTCAAATCCAGCATATGTGGGAACAGCTTTATCTGACGTATACTTATGGTGTGGATAAGATGTGGATATTGAATGTAGGTGATTTGAAACCGAATGAGTTTCCTACGGATTTCTTCTTGAAAATGGCATGGAATCCTGATGCTTTTAATGCGGGTAATCTGATGGATTATACAAGAGAATTTTGCCGCCAGCAATTTGGCAATGAATATGCTGATGAAGCTGCGCGAATTTTAAATCTTTATTGTAAGTATTGCGCTCGTGTGACGGCAGAGATGTTAGATCACAAAACCTATAATTTGCAAAGTGGTGAATTTAAAGCTGTGGCCGATGAGTTTCTGGCATTGGAAACACATGCTGTCCGTCAGTTTGCTTTGCTGCCGGAGAATAGGCGCGATGCTTATAAGGAGCTGATATTATTCCCTGTGCAGGCTATGGCCAATCTTTATGAAATGTACTGTGCTACCGCCATGAACCGGCAGTTGGCTGCTGAAAATGATGTGCGTGCCAATGTCTGGGCGGATCGTGTGGAGTATTGCTTCCGGAGAGATGCGGAGCTATGTGCCGATTATAATAATAATATTGCCGGAGGCAAATGGAAACACATGATGGATCAGCCCCATATAGGCTATACTTCATGGGATGAACCGAAAGGAGGAAATATAATGCCGGAAGTAACCCGTGTGGATGCTTCCCGGAACGGAAATATGGCAATGGGGGGGTATGAATACGAAGAGAGCAGTAGGGTAGTGGTAATGGAAGCGGAGCGTTTTGCTACATCCGTGCAGGAACCCGGTACGCAATGGACTGTTATACCGGACTTGGGACGTACACTCTCCGGACTTGCACTGATGCCATATACCAAACCGGTATCCGGTGCTTCATTGACCTATCAAATTCGATTAAAGTCTGACTTGTCCGGTGTACGTGTACGTCTGATATTGGATAGTACCCTGCCTTTTATTAAAGGAGGGCATAGTTATGCCATTCGTTTAGATGACGGTGAAGAACAAATCGTAAATTACAATTCGGACCTGACTTGGGCCAACTGTTATTCAAAAATGTATCCTGCAGGAGCGGCACGGGTGATAGAGTCAAAAGTTACTTTTCCTGATGTCACTCTGGAGGCCGGGGTACATACTCTGACTATTCGCCCTCTCAGTCCGGCGATAGTATTGCATAAGATCATAGTAGATTGCGGAGGCGATATGCCCGGTAGGCTTAACCTAACGGAAAGCCCTCGGACAAGAACTTTAAAATAG